The nucleotide window ttttttttctggaAGGTCCCTTGTTCATCAATAATGCCATGATCAAATTACATGACACTTAGATTGTAGCCACATGAAGAACGCTACCTGGCCATGTAGATTATGGTTTCATAGTCTGATTGGTGCTAGAACATTTTTATTACATGACATGTTTCCTTGATGTAGTAGTTATAATTGATCCTAGGTTTATTTGCCAATCTAGAAATTAGaaagaaatttaattttttttttatggAATGATAAGTTCTGAAATGAAATTTATTTTTTATACTACAAATATGTCTTGCATTTACCACAAAGGGATTCCCATCGGGATTAAATGCATCTATTTTCTCATTGGAGTTTTCTCAAGAATGAGCCTTTAGCACTTAGCAAGGCTAGATGCATCTCAATGCAGGAAAGCAATTGTTTAGAACATCAGCCATTTTCGTCAAGCAAACCATAAGTTTCCATAGCCATCGGCTTCTTTGTCCAACAAAAATTAAAGAAGACCACTCGAGATGGCATTGTCAAACAGATGGTGGTCCTCTAATAAAATAATAGGAGAGTGAATCTAGAGCTAGGGTCCTTCACTGTTGGAGGACAATGAATAGTTGTAAAACATAACATTATTATTCCTCTAATGTTTATATGATTTTTCCCATAGACACGTGAATTAATGAATTTGATTGTTCGTTGTATGGTAATTAGTGGAGTTGCAATGTAATTGTTTAAAAAGAAAAACGTCGTAATGTAATTTTAGAGAGTGCCAATTTGTGAAATACTTTTTTTCTATAGCGAGGCATAacattttcttttttgttttttgaagatATTTAAGTCAATGTCAATAAAAAAGATTTCCTAAATCATACGATTGGTTTGCATTGTGATGTGTTGAGCTGTAACGGCCAAGTCTTATGCAGGGAATCACCTTTTGTTTGTTTTAGTTTGCATATATTTCAGATCTAATTTGCATATACCCAAAtgttaccgtagcgttagcacgggcactacaCTAGTTTAGTCGATAAACCAACTCGTGGTGTGAATGTGCCAACCAGTATCAACTAAATTATCAACATATATCTTCTATTACCCCCTTAATTATATACAACTAAATTATCAACATATTCTATTACACAATTATACAACTAATTTTTTTTACCAACTAAATTATCAACATCTTCTATTGCAAACAGTGGAACATTCGCACACGTGGTGGTTTATTTTGATTGGAAAGACTTGAATTACACAATACACAATTTAACTGGCAATAATATAGCTCGGCAATGAGCTTTATTTCCCCCTCACAGGGCACTCGACGGCAGCGAGAAGAAAAGGCAGCAGACCACACAACCACTCCATGAAAATAAAATTCCCGGCAATGGCGTAGCAGCAAATCACTGTCACTCTGCAAGTAAAAACACAGTGGAGATATCGATGGCCCGTCGACCATCCGGGCCGCGGCAATGGCGTAGGCGTAGCAGCACGCAATAATCAAAGCCGGAGATACGATGGTGCTCATGCATGATGATCAGTAATGTGTCTCCTCTCTCTTGAGGAATCTCTCGATCCACTTGCTGGAGTCCTTGCGGTAGCGCTTGAGGCCGTTGAGGCGGTCGATGAAGATGAGGCCGAAGCGGTCCAGGTAGCCGTCCCCCCACTCGAAGCAGTCCATGAACGTCCAGGTGAAGTAGCCCTTGACCTTCACGCCGTTCCTGATCGCGTGGTTCACGAACTGCAGGTGCTGGGAGTGGAACCTGATCCTGTGCCCGTCCCTGAGCGCCTCCCTGAGCGGAATCCGCCTGCTGTTCTCCTCGGCGATGCCGTTCTCCGTGACGTAGACGACGGGATCGTTGTACCGTCGCTTGGTGTAGAGCAGGAGCTCGCGGAGCCCCTGCGGGTACTCGAAGAAGATGGGCACGAACTCCGGCTTGCCGATGGGCACGCCGTCGCGGAACCCGGAGGTATTGGCGCGGATGTCGCCGTCGTAGGTCTGCTCCAGCCCGTTGGCCGGCGGGGGCGTGTTGGCGGCGAAGTAGGTGGTGTAGTAGTTGACGCCGATGAAGTCGTAGGAGCCCCTGACGAGCTTGGCCTGCTCCGGGGTGAACCTGGGCAGCCGGGCGCCGAGGTAGGCGCGCATGGTGCCCGGGTACTCGCCGCGCGCGAGCGGGTGCATGAACCAGCCGTACATGAAGTCCAGGCTGCGCTGCACGGCCCTGGCGTCGGCGGTGGAGTTGGACGCCGGCACGAACCAGTGCGACACCGCCGTGATGCCAATCTGCCCGCGTTGCGCCGGCTTGTACCTGGCGTTGTagagcgccaccgcctccgcgTGGGCGAGGAGGATGTGGTGCGTCACGACGTAGGGCTCGCGGCCGGAGTCGCCCGGGGTGCAGGACCTGGAGACGAACGGCGAGCACCGGCCTGGGGCGTGCGCGCCCGTGCCGTAGCCCTGCGACGCGTACGTCCATGGCTCGTTGAACGTGGTCCAGAACTTGACGCGGTCGCCGAATTCTTTGAAGCACACCTCCGCGAA belongs to Miscanthus floridulus cultivar M001 chromosome 4, ASM1932011v1, whole genome shotgun sequence and includes:
- the LOC136552021 gene encoding beta-glucosidase 29-like, with product MGPGSGMAKQVVLSAVLLAALACSAHASFGRQSFPKGFVFGTGSASYQYEGAYKEGGKGPSVWDTFSHIPGKIRNNDTGDVADDFYHRYKEDVKLLKDMNMDAFRFSIAWTRILPTGSLSGGINKEGVAFYNSLINEVIANGLKPFVTIFHWDTPQSLESKYGGFLSENIIKDYVDFAEVCFKEFGDRVKFWTTFNEPWTYASQGYGTGAHAPGRCSPFVSRSCTPGDSGREPYVVTHHILLAHAEAVALYNARYKPAQRGQIGITAVSHWFVPASNSTADARAVQRSLDFMYGWFMHPLARGEYPGTMRAYLGARLPRFTPEQAKLVRGSYDFIGVNYYTTYFAANTPPPANGLEQTYDGDIRANTSGFRDGVPIGKPEFVPIFFEYPQGLRELLLYTKRRYNDPVVYVTENGIAEENSRRIPLREALRDGHRIRFHSQHLQFVNHAIRNGVKVKGYFTWTFMDCFEWGDGYLDRFGLIFIDRLNGLKRYRKDSSKWIERFLKREETHY